Proteins encoded within one genomic window of Paenarthrobacter sp. JL.01a:
- a CDS encoding DeoR/GlpR family DNA-binding transcription regulator: protein MTPAAGQVSGRPDTRAPYADQRREFILSTLRASGRADAADIALELGVTNETVRKDLVALEQLGLLRRVHGGAIPVGRITYEPPVAARTARVEEKERIARAALRHLPSNGSVLIDGGSTTAKLAEILPRDRALRVYTNTLSIAVALMDAPLLTVYTLGGRVRPVTSAEVDDWAARALAEINVDVAFLGTTAVSLDRGLTTHDASEAAVKRLMHASARRSILLADHSKFGKVSSCKHADLTDMDLVITDDGLNARMLTSLRSKGLEVELV, encoded by the coding sequence GTGACCCCAGCCGCAGGACAAGTAAGCGGGCGCCCGGACACGCGCGCTCCCTATGCGGACCAAAGAAGAGAATTTATCCTTTCCACGCTCCGGGCCAGCGGCCGCGCGGATGCCGCTGACATCGCTCTCGAACTTGGTGTAACGAACGAAACCGTCCGCAAGGACCTTGTGGCGCTCGAGCAGCTTGGCCTCCTCCGCCGGGTCCACGGAGGCGCCATTCCCGTGGGTCGCATAACCTACGAGCCTCCGGTAGCAGCGAGAACGGCCCGCGTCGAAGAAAAAGAACGCATAGCGCGGGCGGCCCTCCGGCACCTTCCGAGCAATGGCTCAGTGCTGATCGACGGCGGGTCCACCACCGCGAAGCTGGCCGAAATACTGCCGCGGGACCGTGCGTTGAGGGTCTATACCAATACCCTCTCCATTGCCGTGGCACTCATGGACGCCCCTTTGCTGACCGTCTATACCCTCGGGGGCCGCGTCCGCCCGGTCACCTCCGCGGAAGTGGACGATTGGGCGGCCAGGGCGCTGGCCGAAATCAACGTTGACGTTGCATTTCTTGGAACAACCGCCGTCTCCCTTGACCGCGGTCTCACCACCCACGATGCATCCGAAGCGGCCGTCAAACGACTCATGCATGCAAGCGCCCGGCGGAGCATTCTGCTTGCCGACCACAGTAAGTTTGGCAAGGTCAGCAGCTGCAAACATGCAGATCTGACGGACATGGACCTTGTTATTACAGATGACGGCCTCAACGCCCGGATGCTGACGTCATTGCGTTCAAAGGGCCTCGAGGTGGAGCTGG
- a CDS encoding aldo/keto reductase, with amino-acid sequence MQNRTLGRTGLSVSSVCVGTSALGSHPTQYGYEVSHETAVQTIRRVFEGPFNFIDTSNEYGHGGDSERRIGEAIKEVGGLPEGIVLATKVDPIVGTTDFSGDRVRKSVEESLERLGLDTLQLVYFHDPEKISFEEGTEAGGPLEALVDLKNQGVIKHLGVAGGPIDLELKYLATDAFDVVISHNRYTLVDQTAEPLIQDAAARGVAFVNAAPFGGGMLVKGTDAVPNYCYRPASQAIVERVRKMEQLCKAYDVPLAAAALQFSIRDSRVASTIVGMSEPRRVAQTADLAEWDIPAELWEQLLPLAHAGSGELE; translated from the coding sequence ATGCAAAACCGCACCCTGGGACGCACCGGGCTCTCTGTCTCCTCCGTTTGCGTGGGAACAAGTGCCTTGGGCAGCCACCCCACCCAGTACGGCTATGAGGTCAGCCACGAAACAGCAGTACAGACCATCCGCAGGGTGTTCGAAGGACCGTTCAACTTCATCGACACTTCCAACGAATACGGCCACGGCGGAGACAGCGAGCGCCGGATCGGCGAAGCCATCAAGGAAGTTGGCGGCCTGCCTGAGGGCATCGTCCTCGCCACCAAGGTGGACCCGATCGTCGGCACCACCGACTTCTCAGGCGACCGGGTACGCAAGTCCGTCGAGGAAAGTCTTGAACGCCTGGGATTGGACACGCTGCAGCTTGTCTATTTTCACGATCCCGAAAAGATCTCATTCGAGGAAGGAACAGAGGCCGGTGGCCCCCTTGAAGCTCTCGTGGATTTGAAGAATCAGGGCGTTATTAAGCACTTGGGTGTCGCTGGCGGCCCCATTGACCTCGAACTGAAGTACCTGGCCACCGACGCCTTTGATGTGGTCATCAGCCACAACCGCTACACCCTTGTCGACCAAACCGCTGAACCCCTGATCCAGGACGCGGCGGCCCGTGGCGTTGCATTCGTCAATGCCGCACCATTCGGCGGCGGCATGCTGGTCAAGGGTACGGACGCAGTTCCCAACTACTGCTACCGCCCCGCCAGCCAGGCAATCGTGGAAAGGGTCCGGAAGATGGAACAGCTGTGCAAGGCATACGACGTGCCGCTGGCTGCTGCGGCGCTCCAGTTCTCCATCAGGGACTCCCGCGTGGCATCCACCATCGTAGGTATGTCCGAGCCTCGCCGGGTTGCCCAGACCGCCGATCTTGCCGAGTGGGACATTCCCGCGGAACTGTGGGAACAGTTGCTCCCCCTTGCCCACGCCGGATCCGGCGAACTGGAATAA